From Deltaproteobacteria bacterium, the proteins below share one genomic window:
- the tuf gene encoding elongation factor Tu (EF-Tu; promotes GTP-dependent binding of aminoacyl-tRNA to the A-site of ribosomes during protein biosynthesis; when the tRNA anticodon matches the mRNA codon, GTP hydrolysis results; the inactive EF-Tu-GDP leaves the ribosome and release of GDP is promoted by elongation factor Ts; many prokaryotes have two copies of the gene encoding EF-Tu), whose amino-acid sequence MSKAKFERTKPHVNVGTIGHVDHGKTTLTAAITKYLSTKGQASFVA is encoded by the coding sequence ATGAGCAAAGCAAAATTTGAGAGGACGAAACCACACGTGAACGTAGGGACAATCGGACACGTGGATCATGGTAAGACAACACTGACCGCGGCAATCACGAAGTATTTGTCAACAAAAGGACAGGCGAGTTTTGTGGCGTA